Within the Plectropomus leopardus isolate mb chromosome 15, YSFRI_Pleo_2.0, whole genome shotgun sequence genome, the region TACCTGCGTGCGGCAAACCGCGCCAGGAGCATTCCAGCACTGTTGACGACGGCGAAGTCAGTTTCGTATTGGTACTTTCTTGACTAAGAGAGACGGAAACTCGGAATTAAATCTAGAATATTACTAATGTAATTCAATTTTTAGAAAGTAACTCCTGCctcacaaaataaatgaaacaatgaaaatgtacatataaatcacaattattacttttttaaaatcttaaattaaaCTCTCAAATGCAAAAGCATAttgaaacaacaaataacactTGAATGGTAAACGTAATTATGTTGCCAAATTTCAAGACTCAAGACATTTCAGATTAAGAACAACAATGCTAAatctgaaatgtgtttgtaaaCAGCAATGTCActggggatgtgtgtgtggaaaCATAAATAGGCCTAAGGATTAACATTTATTCTTTACtttcaagattaaaaaaaaatttgatgttATCAGATTCCTAACCTCTAAACATATTCTacaaatgcatgtaaaaagtCATTGCttaaaaaggcttaaaacattgacatttttccttttttattaggTGGTGGAGGCTTCAAATAAGCCTACTCCGTTTTCTGCCTCTCCCTGCACTGTACattgtttattatgtttgtcATGTcgtgtattttaaattgttcaaaaatgaaaacatcaattACAGCCTAACTGATCTTGACGAGTAGTCTGCCATACAAAACTGACACATTAATAACATCAATGAGTAGAGATGACACTGTTTTGACttacaaatacattaaattacatttacacaagATCCAAAATCAACACAtgcaacatattttaatttgatttgattttttgaagCAAGCTTGCCGAGGTTTCCAATCAAATTTTTCGTCAAAATTCCCTATTTAAAATCGTCTGACGGATATGAAACTGACTTCGTCAGTGAAGAGCTCCAGCAGTGAACAAACGTCAGCAGTGAGATGGTCATCCCGCGATAACTCACCGGCAGATGGCGCGCTAATATTGTACGTAGCTATTTAACGCGAGAGTCGCTCTTCTATAAACTTATTGTCCCTGTTGTCAAAGTAACCAGAAGAGTCATCAGCTGACTGACACAACCAGCTGACTGCTGTTTATGGTTTCTTTACAAAGGGACAAGTGGTTagtgttgttctttttttgatattattaCTGTGTTATTTTTACTAAAATCATTTACGTCATAACGTTTGGTATATATAGTTTTGAGagtattttatcttaaaatcattgtataaaaactgttgtttcctttttaagggactgttcgttacttATAAAAAGAAGAGGGTGTGGTGCAAAACGGCGAAggtagttcattttttttttttttttttttttaagcactggaaagggaattatgtttttttttatttggtagGGACATTCAggggagggacattcaactttaaattattgtgttttgtatttatttaaaacatccTCAGAtcccaaaaatgtgttttacctGTTACacctgttaaaatgttaaattataagTTATATTTGgcttcaaacaaaaacaagggaTAACCATTTTCCGGATTCTAAAAggctttcatttatttatttatttgtttgtttatgtatttatcatttatcatttgaGGCACTGCTGGTTATTTACAAGATTTGGCTTcaagcaaaacatgttttctaaaaggctgttatttatttattatttttattgtactttatttatcatttaatatctcatatttgtataaataaagCTATATTTAATTATTGAGAGGCAACGTTTAAAGCCTGTATCTCTCTGCCTGTTATTTATCACAGCTGAGACGCAGTGAGCGCCGCTTGTGTGGAAGGACGCAGCTAATCCCTCCGTGACCTCTCCGCGCTGCAGAGTCCCGTCTGCACCGGATGAGCCCGCAGGCACATTTTAAACACCGGACATTAGCATCCAGGTACTTTAACGTTTGTGTGAATCATGGGGGAGCTGAGGTCCGCCGCTCCGGGGCCTCGTCTGGACCTGAACAACTTCGACTCGGCGGACGCGGAGAGGAGTCGGTACGTGCTTACGAGCCCGCGCTCTCTGGAGTCGTGCGCGCGTCTCGGCATCAAACCTGTTGAACTTCTGATCAAATCGCTAAACGACTTGATTGCTGAGCGGCGTGATTTGCCCTTTGATTCGATGAGAGTCGTGCATGAATCCTAcgagaaagagagactgaagcTTTTACAAATGTGccgagaggagagggagaggattATCCAGGCGGCCGGGGACAGGTGGCCGGCCGGTGATAAGGTGTCAGGCCTGGAAGCGGTGCCTGAAACTAAACTCAAGGATCACTCAAGGGACAGGAGACTGAAAACAAGGACCATCTCCTATGCAGATCTGTGCTCTAAGGGGAAATCAGTAAGCACGTGCTCTAACAGAGAGCCggacagcagcacagtgtgCAGCTTCAGCCTGGGAGACCTCAGACACACCCCGGCtactgagctgctgctggacaGGCTCACCAATGACATCAACAAGGAGATGTGTGTCACGGTGTCAGAGAGAGACCGCAAGATAGCAGCACTCATGCTAGTGAAGCACCAGGAGGAGCAGGCTCTCCTCAAGCTTAGTTACCAGGAGGAACAGCAGCGTAAGGAGGCCCGCAGACTGGAGGAGGCCCAGCGAGCTCAGGATGAGAAAAACAGGAGGAAGAAACTGAAGCAGAGCATGCAACGCTGGCATGAGGAGCTGGAGGCCCGCAAAAGGCTGAGGGAGCAACGGGCCAAAGAGAAAGCGGTCCAACTTGAGATGgaggtgctgctgcaggaggaccGCAGGAAGAGGCTGATTGAGGAGGTGGATGGACAACGCAGAGAGAAGATAAAGGCTGCACAGAAGGAGGCAGGGGGGCGCAAACGCTACCAGGAGAAGCTgctgagagagaaggaggaggtggaggaaagGGAGCGAGAGAAGGAGAGGCAGGTGGcagaggagaaggagcagaGGGCCAAGAGGAGCAGAGTGTTgcaggagaagaaagagaggcagaggctgcaggaggagaacCGCAGGGAGCTGCTAAGACACATCCTGCTGAAACAGCAGGTAGAGCAGCGGGCGGAGGAGGTCGAAGCACAGATGAGGAGCACACTTGAGAAGAAGCTGCTGCACTCCTGTAAGAAACGGGTCCAGGTTGTGGAGGCGAGGCTGATGGAGATGCAGGAGCGGGCGGCCCGGGAGGAGGCTCAGATGAGGAGAGCGCGGCAGAGGGCCGAGCTGCAGAGCAACCAGcagctgacacaaaaacagatcCTGGTGGAGCTGAGCAGGAGGCGCACGGAGAGAGCCACTGAGCACGCCTCCGcccagcagaggagcagagctctgcagacacagcagcacaacaaacaCAGGCAGCTCTGCCACCAGAGGCTGAGGGAGAGGatacagagagaggaggaggccgCGAGGAGGGTCAGAGAGAGCCGCATCTTCATGAAggagtggaggagggagaggctgcggagacagagggagcagatgcaggaggaggcGCACAGGCTGGCTCGGGCCTCCTTTCACatgagggagagagtgagacagcagacacacagacgaACTTTTGATCAGATGGCTCTGGAGGCTCAGCTGAATGCCCCCATGAGCCGCCTCAAACTgtgaaagaaaccaaaaactCCCATCCTGACTCCAGAAACACATCAGCACCTCCTCTCATAAGAACAGAGGCAGAATGCTGCCATGccagaaaaaagaaaccagCATGTAGTCCTAACAAGAAAAGttcattgttaaaataaaaacattttcattttcaagcaggatattttcttgttttaacaagaacattttcattttcaaacaagaAAATCTGCTTCTTGTAACaggatattttcattttctaccaagaaacttttcttgatttaacaagatattttcatgttagctttaacaaaaatgcatgaCATGATAATCACTTATCACGTCATGTCGTGATAACACATTGTTATAACGTAAAAACTCATGTTTAAATGAGGAAACAGTGTTGGAGATCGGCTAAAATGGGGAGTATGACTCATCTACAGGACTTGATTAAGTTCTGCTTCATTTTTGCTGTTATATAGCACAGT harbors:
- the LOC121955032 gene encoding coiled-coil domain-containing protein 177 is translated as MGELRSAAPGPRLDLNNFDSADAERSRYVLTSPRSLESCARLGIKPVELLIKSLNDLIAERRDLPFDSMRVVHESYEKERLKLLQMCREERERIIQAAGDRWPAGDKVSGLEAVPETKLKDHSRDRRLKTRTISYADLCSKGKSVSTCSNREPDSSTVCSFSLGDLRHTPATELLLDRLTNDINKEMCVTVSERDRKIAALMLVKHQEEQALLKLSYQEEQQRKEARRLEEAQRAQDEKNRRKKLKQSMQRWHEELEARKRLREQRAKEKAVQLEMEVLLQEDRRKRLIEEVDGQRREKIKAAQKEAGGRKRYQEKLLREKEEVEEREREKERQVAEEKEQRAKRSRVLQEKKERQRLQEENRRELLRHILLKQQVEQRAEEVEAQMRSTLEKKLLHSCKKRVQVVEARLMEMQERAAREEAQMRRARQRAELQSNQQLTQKQILVELSRRRTERATEHASAQQRSRALQTQQHNKHRQLCHQRLRERIQREEEAARRVRESRIFMKEWRRERLRRQREQMQEEAHRLARASFHMRERVRQQTHRRTFDQMALEAQLNAPMSRLKL